The following proteins are co-located in the Apium graveolens cultivar Ventura chromosome 5, ASM990537v1, whole genome shotgun sequence genome:
- the LOC141660333 gene encoding rust resistance kinase Lr10-like — translation MGNRPLGAPAIFSSTRFLCGTAFLCVIVIYKRRRRHLSAYDSIEDFLQGQNNLMPIRYSYSQIKKFTKGFKDKLGGGGFGTVYKGKLRSGLVVAVKILSNSMASGQDFINEVGTIGRIHHVSIVRLVGFCVEGRKCDIVYEFMPNGSVDKYIFEGRGGEGTTTLSREKIYEIS, via the exons ATGGGGAATCGCCCATTGGGTGCTCCTG CAATTTTTTCTTCCACAAGGTTCTTGTGTGGAACAGCATTTCTATGTGTAATTGTGATATATAAACGAAGGAGAAGACATTTATCTGCATATGACTCCATTGAAGACTTCCTGCAAGGTCAAAACAATCTCATGCCTATTAGATACAGTTACTCCCAAATAAAGAAATTCACCAAAGGGTTCAAAGATAAACTTGGTGGAGGAGGATTTGGTACTGTATATAAAGGAAAACTTCGAAGTGGCCTTGTTGTAGCTGTAAAAATATTGAGCAACTCTATGGCTAGCGGCCAAGATTTCATCAATGAAGTTGGTACAATCGGTAGAATCCACCATGTTAGCATTGTGAGACTTGTCGGTTTTTGTGTTGAGGGTAGAAAATGTGATATTGTTTACGAGTTCATGCCTAATGGATCTGTTGATAAATACATTTTCGAAGGAAGAGGTGGAGAAGGAACCACCACTTTGAGTCGTGAAAAGATATACGAGATTTCCTAA
- the LOC141724409 gene encoding serine/threonine-protein phosphatase PP1 isozyme 3 — protein sequence MDSAAVDKLIERLIEVRSSKPGKPVQLSESEIKQLCAAARDIFFNQPNLLELEAPIKICGDIHGQYSDLLRLFEYGGFPPQANYLFLGDYVDRGKQSLETICLLLAYKIKYPENFFLLRGNHECASINRIYGFYDECKRRFSVKLWKAFTDCFNCLPVAALIDDKILCMHGGLSPDLVNLDQIRNLPRPTAIPDTGLLCDLLWSDPSSDVKGWGMNDRGVSFTFGPEKVAEFLAKHDLDLVCRAHQVVEDGYEFFAERQLVTIFSAPNYCGEFDNAGAMMSIDGNLMCSFQILKPAVKKNKFTISTKM from the exons ATGGATAGTGCAGCAGTAGATAAGCTAATTGAACGCCTAATTGAGGTCCGATCGTCCAAACCGGGTAAACCCGTTCAGTTATCAGAGTCCGAAATCAAACAGCTTTGTGCAGCTGCTCGTGATATCTTCTTTAATCAGCCTAATCTTCTTGAACTTGAAGCTCCCATCAAGATTTGTG GGGATATTCATGGCCAGTACAGTGATTTATTACGTCTCTTCGAATATGGTGGTTTTCCTCCTCAAGCAAACTATCTTTTTCTTGGAGACTATGTAGATCGTGGAAAGCAGAGTTTGGAAACTATATGCCTCTTGCTCGCTTACAAAATCAAATATCCAGAGAACTTTTTCCTTCTCAGGGGAAACCATGAATGTGCCTCTATCAACAGGATTTATGGATTTTATGATGAATGTAAGCGACGATTTAGTGTGAAACTATGGAAAGCCTTTACGGATTGTTTTAATTGTCTTCCAGTGGCGGCTCTTATAGATGATAAGATATTGTGCATGCATGGGGGCCTTTCCCCTGATCTTGTGAATTTGGATCAAATAAGAAACTTGCCACGACCGACTGCTATACCGGACACAGGATTGCTCTGTGATTTACTCTGGTCGGATCCAAGTAGTGATGTCAAAGGATGGGGAATGAATGATCGAGGAGTTTCGTTTACCTTTGGCCCTGAGAAGGTGGCGGAGTTCCTAGCAAAGCATGACTTGGACCTTGTTTGTCGTGCTCACCAG GTTGTGGAGGATGGTTATGAATTCTTTGCTGAGAGGCAGCTTGTTACCATATTTTCTGCCCCAAATTACTGTGGTGAATTTGATAATGCTGGTGCAATGATGAGCATAGATGGAAATTTGATGTGCTCGTTCCAAATTCTTAAGCCAGCCGTGAAAAAGAACAAGTTCACGATCTCTACAAAGATGTAA
- the LOC141724408 gene encoding uncharacterized protein LOC141724408, translating to MQTEATVLNSGHGGLVADGAGAAAHKIVSQQQQQRRAMQHHQSQIGTISQLLAGGVAGAVSKTCTAPLARLTILFQVQGMHCDVANMRKACIWREASRIISEEGVRALWKGNLVTIAHRLPYSSISFYAFERYKNLLQVVLGLENSNENISTDLGIRLFSGGLAGITAASVTYPLDLVRTRLAAQTNVIYYRGIGHTLRTISKEEGVFGLYKGLGATLLGVGPNLAISFSVYDTARSYWLSHRPNDSTVLVSLACGSLSGVASSTVTFPLDLVRRRMQLEGAGGRARVYKSGLFGTFRHIVRAEGLRGLYRGILPEYYKVVPSIGIVFMTYEKMKQILSDLPSN from the exons ATGCAAACCGAAGCTACGGTTCTTAATTCCGGCCACGGCGGCCTTGTCGCCGACGGCGCCGGCGCTGCGGCGCACAAGATAGTGTCTCAACAACAGCAGCAACGAAGAGCGATGCAACATCATCAATCGCAGATCGGTACTATTTCGCAGCTTCTTGCCGGCGGTGTCGCCGGCGCTGTTAGTAAGACCTGTACGGCTCCTCTCGCTCGCCTTACTATTCTCTTTCAG GTGCAAGGTATGCATTGTGATGTTGCTAACATGAGAAAGGCTTGCATATGGCGGGAGGCTTCACGTATTATCTCGGAAGAAGGGGTTCGTGCATTATGGAAGGGAAATTTGGTTACTATTGCTCATCGTCTTCCTTATTCTTCCATCAGTTTTTATGCTTTTGAACGCTACAAGAAT TTATTACAAGTTGTCTTGGGTCTTGAAAATAGTAACGAAAACATAAGTACAGACCTTGGCATACGACTCTTTAGTGGTGGTCTAGCTGGGATAACAGCTGCCTCTGTTACTTACCCTTTGGATCTCGTGAGGACCCGTTTGGCTGCTCAG ACAAATGTAATATACTATAGAGGCATAGGGCATACTTTACGTACTATCAGCAAAGAAGAAGGGGTGTTTGGCCTCTACAAAGGACTTGGAGCAACTTTGTTG GGTGTTGGTCCCAACTTAGCCATTAGTTTCTCTGTATATGACACAGCGAGATCTTATTGGCTGTCTCATAG ACCCAACGACTCTACTGTCCTTGTCAGTCTTGCTTGTGGCAGTCTTTCAGGTGTTGCATCATCAACAG TTACATTCCCATTGGATCTTGTGAGGCGGCGGATGCAACTGGAAGGAGCAGGTGGCCGTGCTCGTGTTTACAAGTCAGGTCTTTTTGGTACCTTCCGGCATATAGTCCGAGCAGAAGGCTTACGTGGTTTGTATAGAGGGATCTTGCCTGAATACTACAAGGTGGTTCCAAGTATCGGTATTGTTTTTATGACGTATGAGAAGATGAAGCAAATTTTGTCCGATTTACCTTCCAATTGA